A DNA window from Amycolatopsis sp. DSM 110486 contains the following coding sequences:
- a CDS encoding GNAT family N-acetyltransferase, which translates to MTAHVELREITDDNRDEVCAVRVRPDQKKFVASVKKSLKEARKKPQLSPWYRAVYADDVPVGFVMLNWAVSPGTRGVAGSYVLWRLLVGAQFQRRGYGRAALAKVIELVRADGGTELFTSYQPGKGEPWPFYRGFGFQPTGEIDDGEIVLRCALT; encoded by the coding sequence GTGACCGCACACGTCGAACTGCGTGAAATCACCGACGACAACCGCGACGAGGTATGCGCCGTGCGTGTCCGGCCGGACCAGAAGAAGTTCGTCGCATCGGTGAAGAAGTCACTGAAGGAGGCACGCAAGAAACCACAGCTGTCGCCCTGGTATCGCGCTGTGTACGCGGACGACGTGCCCGTCGGTTTCGTCATGCTGAACTGGGCGGTGTCCCCAGGCACGCGCGGCGTGGCCGGCTCGTACGTCTTGTGGCGACTGCTCGTCGGAGCGCAGTTCCAACGCCGCGGCTACGGGCGCGCCGCGCTGGCCAAAGTCATCGAACTGGTCAGGGCGGACGGTGGCACCGAACTATTCACCAGTTACCAACCAGGAAAGGGCGAACCATGGCCGTTCTACCGGGGCTTCGGCTTCCAGCCGACCGGTGAGATCGACGACGGCGAGATCGTCCTGCGGTGCGCGCTGACCTGA